The following proteins are encoded in a genomic region of Bacillus sp. FJAT-22090:
- a CDS encoding P1 family peptidase: MKIRERGIVIGRLPVGEKNCITDVKGVKVGHVTLDIPLGEGEHACTGVTAILPHEKNLFKQKVVGASYVLNGFGKTTGLVQVDELGLIESPIMLTNTFAVPAVTQGTLEHMLEGNPEIGDTTGTINIVVGECNDSRLNSIRKLPIQPKHAVECIKKASSNVSLEGAVGAGKGMICFGYKGGIGSSSRLVKEEHSYLTYTLGCIVLSNFGSKDDFQSDNYKVVKQKEITDFLKPADGSIMIVLATDAPLSSRQLKRLAKRCGIGLGRTGSHFSNGSGDIVIAFSTAHKIPHSSSENMETREQLRDDQPIINSLFQGAAEVTEEAILNSLSQAETTAGRMGNTAYAFPFD; encoded by the coding sequence ATGAAAATAAGAGAAAGAGGAATTGTAATTGGTCGTCTTCCAGTAGGAGAAAAAAATTGTATTACAGATGTTAAAGGTGTAAAAGTGGGTCATGTAACACTTGATATTCCTTTAGGTGAAGGGGAGCATGCTTGCACTGGAGTGACAGCAATACTGCCGCACGAAAAAAATTTATTTAAACAAAAAGTGGTAGGAGCTAGTTATGTATTAAATGGATTTGGAAAAACAACAGGTCTTGTACAAGTAGATGAATTAGGACTTATTGAATCACCTATTATGTTAACCAATACGTTTGCTGTACCAGCAGTAACCCAAGGAACATTGGAACATATGCTAGAGGGTAATCCGGAAATAGGGGACACTACAGGAACGATTAATATAGTAGTGGGGGAGTGCAATGATAGTAGATTAAACTCCATTCGCAAATTACCGATTCAGCCGAAGCACGCAGTAGAGTGTATTAAAAAAGCTTCATCAAATGTCTCTCTAGAAGGTGCGGTTGGGGCAGGAAAAGGAATGATATGCTTTGGCTATAAAGGTGGAATAGGTTCTTCTTCTCGACTTGTAAAAGAAGAACATAGCTACTTAACCTATACACTTGGTTGTATCGTTCTAAGTAATTTTGGGAGTAAGGATGATTTTCAAAGTGACAACTATAAAGTTGTAAAACAGAAAGAAATTACCGATTTTCTTAAACCAGCTGATGGATCGATTATGATTGTTCTGGCTACAGATGCTCCGCTGAGTAGTAGACAGTTAAAGCGATTGGCGAAAAGATGTGGTATCGGGCTTGGTAGAACAGGTAGTCATTTTAGTAATGGAAGCGGGGATATTGTTATTGCTTTTTCTACCGCACATAAGATTCCTCATTCTTCATCAGAAAATATGGAAACAAGAGAGCAATTGAGAGATGATCAACCTATAATAAATAGTCTTTTTCAAGGTGCAGCGGAAGTTACAGAAGAGGCAATATTAAATTCTTTGTCACAGGCTGAAACAACGGCTGGGCGTATGGGGAATACCGCATATGCTTTTCCTTTTGATTAA
- a CDS encoding helix-turn-helix domain-containing protein, whose protein sequence is MGKKVKEARLSKSFTQQELAERCNLTKSHISKIENGQAAPAVATLSKIAQELDTPLSWFLESNLHNKLSIVKSNEKTVKVGNKEIGYTYEALANRSRFSKVEPVIVTVLPEAEYVEPFTHIEDEFIYILSGSINLYYDGELHYLEQGDSAYFEGNVPHIFLSADKNSEAKVLTLFIQTNPL, encoded by the coding sequence ATTGGAAAAAAAGTTAAAGAGGCTAGATTAAGTAAGTCATTCACTCAACAGGAACTAGCTGAGAGATGTAATTTGACTAAGAGTCATATTTCAAAAATAGAAAATGGACAAGCTGCCCCTGCTGTAGCAACACTTTCAAAAATAGCTCAGGAGTTAGACACACCCTTATCATGGTTTTTAGAATCAAATCTCCACAATAAATTATCTATCGTAAAAAGTAATGAAAAAACAGTAAAGGTCGGAAATAAAGAAATAGGCTACACTTACGAAGCTCTTGCAAATCGTTCTCGTTTTAGCAAAGTAGAACCTGTAATTGTCACCGTCCTACCAGAAGCGGAATATGTAGAACCCTTTACACATATAGAAGATGAGTTTATTTATATTCTTTCTGGATCTATTAATCTTTATTATGATGGCGAATTACATTATTTAGAACAAGGAGATAGTGCTTATTTTGAAGGAAATGTGCCTCATATCTTTCTTTCAGCAGATAAAAATAGCGAGGCGAAAGTATTAACATTATTCATTCAAACGAATCCACTATAA
- a CDS encoding acetylornithine deacetylase → MTQILELQISKVVDEQKEQLLQILADLIGFQTVSPPARNTVDAQMYIARFLEEQGFQTDSWEVYPNDPNVVATKKGSDDQNFNSLIINGHIDVAEVGDISEWTVPVFNLTNKDGNVYGRGTSDMKGAIAATLFVTKLLKEMDINLKGSLQIQSVIGEEAGEAGTLSCVEKGYTADFALVVDGSNRQIHGQGGVITGWITIKSKEVFHDAMRMKMLHAGGLVKGASAIEKMMKVVVGLQELERHWAVTKEYPGFSPGTTTINPAVIEGGRHAAFVADECRLWITVHFYPNETYQSVVQEIEEHLNNVAMADPWLRDNPLQYRWGGKSMIEERGEIFPALKMNAEHSAVQLLGQCHEEIEKVPVEIGMSKSVTDAGWLGEAGIPTVIYGPGKLEEAHSVDEKLNVEELLTFTKTLLLFIYRWCNTKK, encoded by the coding sequence ATGACACAAATACTGGAACTACAAATTTCTAAAGTAGTAGATGAACAGAAAGAGCAGCTTTTACAAATACTTGCGGATTTAATTGGTTTTCAGACCGTTAGTCCGCCAGCGAGAAATACGGTGGATGCACAAATGTATATTGCTCGCTTTTTAGAGGAACAAGGATTCCAGACTGATAGCTGGGAGGTTTATCCGAACGATCCTAATGTAGTAGCCACCAAAAAAGGAAGCGATGACCAAAATTTTAATAGCTTAATTATTAACGGTCATATTGATGTTGCAGAAGTGGGTGATATTAGTGAGTGGACGGTGCCAGTATTTAATCTGACAAATAAAGACGGAAATGTTTATGGCAGGGGAACTTCGGACATGAAGGGTGCGATAGCTGCAACATTATTTGTCACTAAACTATTAAAAGAGATGGATATTAATCTAAAAGGGAGCTTACAAATACAATCTGTTATTGGGGAAGAAGCAGGAGAGGCTGGTACTCTTTCGTGTGTTGAAAAGGGCTATACAGCCGATTTTGCACTAGTAGTAGATGGAAGCAATCGTCAAATCCATGGACAAGGTGGCGTAATAACTGGATGGATAACAATAAAAAGCAAAGAGGTTTTCCATGATGCGATGAGGATGAAAATGCTTCATGCAGGAGGTCTAGTTAAGGGTGCTAGCGCAATTGAAAAAATGATGAAAGTAGTTGTTGGTCTTCAGGAGCTTGAACGTCATTGGGCAGTAACGAAAGAATATCCAGGGTTTTCACCTGGAACCACTACCATTAATCCCGCGGTTATTGAGGGAGGGAGACACGCTGCTTTTGTGGCCGATGAATGTCGACTATGGATCACCGTTCATTTTTATCCAAATGAAACGTATCAATCAGTAGTACAAGAAATAGAAGAGCATTTAAATAATGTCGCAATGGCGGATCCTTGGTTACGAGATAACCCACTACAATACCGTTGGGGTGGCAAATCGATGATAGAAGAACGTGGCGAAATATTTCCCGCATTAAAAATGAACGCTGAACATTCAGCAGTTCAATTGCTTGGGCAATGCCATGAAGAGATAGAGAAAGTGCCGGTCGAAATTGGAATGTCTAAATCTGTGACGGATGCAGGATGGTTAGGTGAAGCAGGTATTCCCACTGTTATATATGGACCAGGTAAATTGGAAGAAGCGCATTCTGTAGATGAAAAATTAAATGTAGAGGAGTTACTAACATTTACAAAAACACTCTTATTATTTATTTATCGATGGTGTAATACAAAAAAATAA
- a CDS encoding bifunctional metallophosphatase/5'-nucleotidase, with protein MKLKILHTNDVHSNFENFAKVVTLINEYKDENTLLLDAGDFADFKSIELQGTRGLAAIELLEAVGYDALTIGNNEMFNGVDTLEYMASNSSFPFISNNLFKKDKSIINGVYKSIIIEKSGVRILLTGSSPNMGEFNDGLGIYMTEYKEAIHNEIKSYEGKFDICILLSHIGTFADEPLALEIPEIDIIISAHDHKLFPQAKVINNIIMNSAGNYGEHLGILELEINEGKVTLLHSATISSIDVKKNEGVLSILKLNKEKAIQVLSQPLYPLEKALWHDVVEENPLTNLIADGLKDMLHCDIGLINSGICNAGIFHKMTNKKLIEVCPSPLNPTSFEIQGKYIKEALEQSLDVQACLADGRGPGFRGRFVGRLHIAGAEIKYKEGKIDTVFVNNKLLEDEAWYTVASSDYLQRGSGYLCLANNRNEKYLPEEIKDVIRAYADQSGFIEKAYKNRWKDLSKERVFQ; from the coding sequence ATGAAATTAAAAATTTTACATACAAATGATGTTCACAGCAACTTTGAAAATTTTGCTAAAGTAGTTACGCTTATTAATGAGTATAAAGATGAAAACACGTTATTATTGGATGCTGGAGACTTTGCCGACTTTAAAAGTATCGAGTTGCAAGGCACAAGAGGATTAGCTGCTATTGAATTATTAGAAGCAGTAGGCTACGATGCGCTTACGATAGGTAATAACGAAATGTTTAATGGGGTGGATACACTTGAGTATATGGCGAGTAATAGTTCATTCCCTTTTATAAGCAATAATTTATTTAAAAAAGATAAAAGTATTATAAATGGTGTTTATAAAAGTATCATCATAGAGAAAAGTGGTGTACGAATTCTATTAACTGGGTCTTCTCCTAATATGGGAGAATTTAATGATGGTCTTGGTATTTACATGACCGAATATAAAGAAGCGATACATAATGAGATAAAAAGCTATGAAGGAAAATTTGATATTTGTATTCTCCTAAGTCATATTGGCACATTTGCGGATGAACCACTTGCATTGGAAATACCGGAAATTGATATTATTATTTCCGCCCATGACCATAAACTTTTCCCTCAAGCTAAAGTTATAAACAATATTATTATGAACAGTGCTGGGAACTATGGGGAACATTTAGGAATACTAGAACTAGAAATCAATGAAGGTAAGGTGACACTACTTCACTCTGCTACCATTTCTTCAATAGATGTGAAAAAGAATGAAGGAGTGCTTTCTATATTAAAATTGAATAAAGAAAAAGCAATTCAAGTATTGAGTCAGCCTCTTTATCCATTAGAAAAAGCTTTATGGCATGATGTTGTGGAAGAAAACCCTTTAACTAATTTAATAGCAGATGGGCTAAAGGATATGCTACATTGTGACATTGGTTTAATCAATAGTGGTATTTGTAACGCTGGAATATTCCATAAAATGACAAATAAAAAACTGATCGAAGTATGCCCGTCTCCATTAAATCCAACTTCTTTTGAAATACAAGGGAAATATATTAAAGAGGCTTTGGAACAATCACTTGATGTTCAAGCTTGCTTAGCGGATGGACGTGGACCTGGTTTTAGAGGGAGATTTGTAGGGCGATTACATATAGCAGGAGCTGAAATTAAATATAAAGAAGGAAAGATTGATACAGTTTTTGTAAATAACAAACTATTGGAAGATGAAGCGTGGTACACAGTGGCTAGCTCGGATTATTTACAAAGAGGTTCTGGATATCTTTGTCTTGCAAACAATCGAAACGAAAAATATCTACCTGAAGAAATAAAAGATGTCATTCGTGCTTATGCAGATCAGAGTGGTTTTATTGAAAAAGCATATAAGAACAGATGGAAGGACTTATCAAAAGAAAGGGTATTCCAATGA